In one Gopherus evgoodei ecotype Sinaloan lineage chromosome 1, rGopEvg1_v1.p, whole genome shotgun sequence genomic region, the following are encoded:
- the LOC115640503 gene encoding zinc finger protein 883-like isoform X1: protein MESLRGPYTDDAIARESEEENPQLKLDTEKKLDTYAGPINCRRPHSRENHYQCTECRKSFSVHSALIKHQRIHTGEKPYQCSECGKSFSVSSTLVTHQRIHTGERPYKCVQCGKSFNQSSHLTQHQKIHKGEKPCTCTESGEGFTDSSMCVKHPGLHAGVGPYKCAECGKSFNRSSTLYNHNRIHTGEKHYKCDECGKSFSVSSNLIRHQKIHTEQRPYKCLECRKSFSLSSDLEAHQRLHLGEKPHKCSECEKSFDHESQLRKHQRVHAGENSYECVECGKSFSRKGNLLRHQEIHTGDKPYQCNECGKSFSRSSSLMQHQRIHTGEKPYSCIECGKNFSFSSQLTTHQRIHTGERPYKCNECGKSFVDSSGLIQHRRIHTGEKPYQCTECGKSFRQNSVLIQHRRTHTGDKPFECGECGERFSQSSTLITHQRIHTGERPYHCSECGKSFSESSHLTQHRRIHTGDKPYKCGECGKSFIQSSQLTTHQRIHTGDKPYQCHTCGKSFSDSSALTQHQRVHTGERPYQCTECGRSFSQSSALVQHWRIHTGDKPYECTECGKTFSQSAGLTQHRSTHAGERH from the exons ATGGAGAGCCTTAGAGGCCCCTATACAG ATGATGCAATTGCGAGAGAAAGCGAAGAGGAGAATCCTCAGCTGAAGCTAGACACAGAAAAGAAACTAGACACATATGCTGGCCCCATTAACTGTCGGAGGCCACACAGCAGAGAAAATCACTATCAATGTACAGAATGTAGGAAAAGCTTCAGTGTTCATTCGGCGCTGATCaaacaccagagaatccacactggagagaaaccctatCAGTGCagtgaatgtgggaaaagcttcagtgtaAGCTCGACGCTGGTTACTCATCAGAGGATCcatacaggggagaggccctacaaATGCGTgcagtgtgggaagagcttcaatCAAAGCTCACACCTCACTCAGCATCAGAAGATCCACAAGGGAGAGAAGCCATGTACATGTACTGAATCTGGAGAAGGCTTTACTGACAGCTCAATGTGCGTGAAACATCCAGGACTGCATGCTGGAGTGGGGCCCTATAAATGTGCTGAATGTGGAAAAAGCTTCAATCGGAGCTCCACTCTCTACAACCACAACAGGATCCATACGGGAGAGAAACACTACAAATGtgatgagtgtgggaaaagcttcagtgtgAGCTCCAACCTCATTaggcatcagaaaatccacacagaGCAGAGACCCTATAAGTGTCTTGAATGTCGTAAGAGCTTCAGCCTGAGCTCAGATCTGGAAGCGCATCAGAGACTTCACCTGGGAGAGAAACCCCACAAATGTTCTGAGTGCGAGAAAAGCTTTGATCATGAGTCACAGCTCCGGAAACATCAGCGAGTTCACGCTGGGGAAAACTCATATGAATGTGTGGAGTGTGGGAAGAGCTTTAGTAGGAAGGGGAACCTCCTGAGACACCAGGAGATCCACACTGGGGACAAACCCTACCAGTGTaatgaatgtgggaaaagcttcagccgGAGTTCATCGCTCATGCAGCATCAGCggatccacactggagagaaaccctACAGCTGCATTGAATGTGGCAAGAACTTCAGCTTTAGCTCCCAGCTCACCACCCACCAGcggatccacacaggggagcggCCCTACAAATGTaacgagtgcgggaaaagctttgtGGATAGCTCAGGTCTCATTCAGCATCGGAGaattcacacaggagagaagccctaccaATGCACTGAGTGTGGAAAGAGCTTCCGGCAGAACTCGGTGCTGATTCAGCACCGGAGAACTCACACCGGTGACAAGCCCTTCGAGTGTGGGGAGTGTGGGGAACGCTTTAGCCAGAGCTCCACGCTGATCACACATCAAAGGAttcacaccggggagcggccttACCACTGCAGCgagtgcgggaagagcttcagcGAGAGCTCGCACCTCACGCAGCATAggagaatccacacgggggaCAAGCCCTACAAGTGTGGtgagtgtgggaagagcttcattCAGAGCTCGCAGCTCACCACCcaccagaggatccacacaggagacaAACCCTACCAGTGCCACActtgtgggaagagcttcagtgACAGCTCGGCGCTCACCCAGCATCAGAGAGTCCACACGGGGGAGCGACCATACCAATGCACGGAATGTGGGAGGAGCTTCAGCCAGAGCTCGGCCCTGGTGCAGCACTGGAGGATCCACACTGGAGATAAGCCCTATGAGTGCACCGAGTGCGGGAAAACTTTCAGCCAGAGCGCAGGGCTCACTCAGCACCGGAGCACCCATGCGGGAGAGAGACACTGA
- the LOC115640503 gene encoding zinc finger protein 850-like isoform X2 encodes MESLRGPYTDDAIARESEEENPQLKLDTEKKLDTYAGPINCRRPHSRENHYQCTECRKSFSVHSALIKHQRIHTGEKPYQCSECGKSFSVSSTLVTHQRIHTGERPYKCVQCGKSFNQSSHLTQHQKIHKGEKPCTCTESGEGFTDSSMCVKHPGLHAGVGPYKCAECGKSFNRSSTLYNHNRIHTGEKHYKCDECGKSFSVSSNLIRHQKIHTEQRPYKCLECRKSFSLSSDLEAHQRLHLGEKPHKCSECEKSFDHESQLRKHQRVHAGENSYECVECGKSFSRKGNLLRHQEIHTGDKPYQCNECGKSFSRSSSLMQHQRIHTGEKPYSCIECGKNFSFSSQLTTHQRIHTGERPYKCNECGKSFVDSSGLIQHRRIHTGEKPYQCTECGKSFRQNSVLIQHRRTHTGDKPFECGECGERFSQSSTLITHQRIHTGERPYHCSECGKSFSESSHLTQHRRIHTGDKPYKCGECGKSFIQSSQLTTHQRIHTGDKPYQCHTCGKSFSDSSALTQHQRVHTGERPYQCTECGRSFSQSSALVQHWRIHTGDKPYECTECGKTFSQSAGLTQHRKTAHTEEKPYQCSECGKSFSRNSYLTQHQRIHVAEKPFGCSECLKSFIRNSDLVKHQRIHTGEKPYQCNECEKTFSQRSNVIRHQRTHTGEKHYKCKECGKSFSQKSHLIVHQRSHKGEKPYRCTRCEKHFGDCSSLIIHRRIHTGEKPHQCKECGKRFRDSSAIIRHQRIHTGEKPYKCGDCGKSFRQSSSLITHRRTHTGEKPYKCSVCDKSFSQSSALASHHRIHTGENPYRCSECGKTRSERAALISHRSVYTQGKPYKCAECGESFRRSTALNVHLRIHRGERPYTCDKCGRTFRQSSALDVHSRIHTGARPYKCSECGKNFRQSSALKVHLRIHTGKKPYKCIACRKSLSLRSHPI; translated from the exons ATGGAGAGCCTTAGAGGCCCCTATACAG ATGATGCAATTGCGAGAGAAAGCGAAGAGGAGAATCCTCAGCTGAAGCTAGACACAGAAAAGAAACTAGACACATATGCTGGCCCCATTAACTGTCGGAGGCCACACAGCAGAGAAAATCACTATCAATGTACAGAATGTAGGAAAAGCTTCAGTGTTCATTCGGCGCTGATCaaacaccagagaatccacactggagagaaaccctatCAGTGCagtgaatgtgggaaaagcttcagtgtaAGCTCGACGCTGGTTACTCATCAGAGGATCcatacaggggagaggccctacaaATGCGTgcagtgtgggaagagcttcaatCAAAGCTCACACCTCACTCAGCATCAGAAGATCCACAAGGGAGAGAAGCCATGTACATGTACTGAATCTGGAGAAGGCTTTACTGACAGCTCAATGTGCGTGAAACATCCAGGACTGCATGCTGGAGTGGGGCCCTATAAATGTGCTGAATGTGGAAAAAGCTTCAATCGGAGCTCCACTCTCTACAACCACAACAGGATCCATACGGGAGAGAAACACTACAAATGtgatgagtgtgggaaaagcttcagtgtgAGCTCCAACCTCATTaggcatcagaaaatccacacagaGCAGAGACCCTATAAGTGTCTTGAATGTCGTAAGAGCTTCAGCCTGAGCTCAGATCTGGAAGCGCATCAGAGACTTCACCTGGGAGAGAAACCCCACAAATGTTCTGAGTGCGAGAAAAGCTTTGATCATGAGTCACAGCTCCGGAAACATCAGCGAGTTCACGCTGGGGAAAACTCATATGAATGTGTGGAGTGTGGGAAGAGCTTTAGTAGGAAGGGGAACCTCCTGAGACACCAGGAGATCCACACTGGGGACAAACCCTACCAGTGTaatgaatgtgggaaaagcttcagccgGAGTTCATCGCTCATGCAGCATCAGCggatccacactggagagaaaccctACAGCTGCATTGAATGTGGCAAGAACTTCAGCTTTAGCTCCCAGCTCACCACCCACCAGcggatccacacaggggagcggCCCTACAAATGTaacgagtgcgggaaaagctttgtGGATAGCTCAGGTCTCATTCAGCATCGGAGaattcacacaggagagaagccctaccaATGCACTGAGTGTGGAAAGAGCTTCCGGCAGAACTCGGTGCTGATTCAGCACCGGAGAACTCACACCGGTGACAAGCCCTTCGAGTGTGGGGAGTGTGGGGAACGCTTTAGCCAGAGCTCCACGCTGATCACACATCAAAGGAttcacaccggggagcggccttACCACTGCAGCgagtgcgggaagagcttcagcGAGAGCTCGCACCTCACGCAGCATAggagaatccacacgggggaCAAGCCCTACAAGTGTGGtgagtgtgggaagagcttcattCAGAGCTCGCAGCTCACCACCcaccagaggatccacacaggagacaAACCCTACCAGTGCCACActtgtgggaagagcttcagtgACAGCTCGGCGCTCACCCAGCATCAGAGAGTCCACACGGGGGAGCGACCATACCAATGCACGGAATGTGGGAGGAGCTTCAGCCAGAGCTCGGCCCTGGTGCAGCACTGGAGGATCCACACTGGAGATAAGCCCTATGAGTGCACCGAGTGCGGGAAAACTTTCAGCCAGAGCGCAGGGCTCACTCAGCACCGGA AAACAGCGCACACAGAAGAGAAACCCTATCAGTGTtctgaatgtgggaaaagcttcagtcgaaACTCCTACCTTActcagcatcagagaatccatgtGGCAGAGAAACCCTTTGGTTGTAGTGAATGTTTGAAAAGCTTCATTCGGAATTCAGACCTGGTTAAACACCagcgaatccacacaggagagaagccttATCAGTGCAATGAGTGTGAGAAAACCTTCAGTCAGCGATCaaatgttatcagacaccagagaACCCACACGGGTGAAAAACATTACAAATGTAAAGaatgtgggaagagcttcagtcAGAAGTCACACCTCATCgtacaccaaagaagccacaagGGTGAAAAGCCCTACCGTTGTACTAGATGTGAGAAACACTTCGGTGATTGCTCATCGCTTATTATACACCGGAGAATCCACACTGGGGAGAAACCTCATCAATGTAAAGAATGTGGGAAAAGGTTCCGTGACAGCTCCGCCATCATCCGACACCagcgaatccacacaggagagaaaccctacaaaTGTGGTGATTGTGGAAAGAGCTTCCGACAGAGCTCATCACTTATTACCCACaggagaacccacacaggagaaaaGCCCTACAAATGTTCTGTGTGTGAtaaaagcttcagtcagagctcgGCACTTGCGAGTCATCACCGAATCCATACAGGAGAAAATCCCTATCGATGTTCTGAATGTGGGAAAACCCGGAGTGAGCGCGCAGCACTTATTTCACATCGGAGTGTCTACACACAAGGAAAACCTTACAAGTGTGCTGAATGTGGAGAAAGCTTTAGACGGAGCACAGCACTTAATGTGCATCTGAGAATCCACAGAGGGGAGAGACCATATACATGTGATAAATGTGGGAGAACCTTCAGACAGAGCTCAGCACTTGATGTGCATTCGCGAATCCACACGGGAGCAAGACCATATAAATGTAGTGAATGTGGGAAAAACTTCAGACAGAGCTCAGCACTTAAAGTGCATTtgagaatccacacaggaaagAAACCCTATAAATGTATTGCATGTAGGAAAAGTCTCAGTTTGCGTTCACATCCAATATAG